A single window of Archangium gephyra DNA harbors:
- a CDS encoding trifunctional serine/threonine-protein kinase/ATP-binding protein/sensor histidine kinase → MAHRAGYTLHEQLHSSHRSTLFRATRLRDQHPVILKLTTSDYLDRRRTLELRREYAIARRVEGDGIVRVLGLEEFPDRAALVLEDFGGISLRHLLDERGPLDVDTFLDFAVHISAALGHIHQQGVIHKDIKPHNIIVNPTTGELKITDFSLSVGLSLESVPPELPTHLTGTLAYMAPEQTGRMNRGVDYRADFYALGATFFELLTDRRLFITNAPLELLHAHVAQVPPSPRELNPEVPEHLAAIILKLLAKAPEERYQSTWGLIADLEHCQRQLREGSTLPPPPLGLADQPHQYRQPQGLHGRDADVALLTRTYARAAAGRGQLLLISGPAGIGKSSLVNELYRVTAASRGRVAMGKCDQLLHGEPFAAVHQALQDLVRQTLGEGEAETALMRERLQEVLGANLSALVEAVPDTRALVGEQPPSLPLSSSEARNRLNLVLVRTLQAFATPERPLALFLDDLQWADNATLTLLQTLAGEASSTRPLLLVGTYRDTEVTPEHPLTLVRDALRAAGATWERIHLAPLGLKEIARMVCESTAVEAGRALELAGLIHDRTGGNPLAVKSFLRFLHERDLLRFDPRSRRWEWDLARIESQGLPEDLAALMVAESQRLPEETRALLQSAAFLGVTFGFHDLLVAHGASAAETARALWTAIERRLVLPLGKDYVLLDPHGGAVEPTELDVSFRFVHDRIRQAAYSFAPEDERTARHLQVGLRLYEDARATKTLDERMFTILPHLGHAPERIGPESLRLELADLHLAAGRRAKSSGAYRTACELFRTGAGLIPPAAHVREHERTFALQKELAESLYLTGDIEAAASGFSTLLAQAHTPAQRASVLCLQAILSTLNDRHAESLELGLEGLRLLGIDIPSAPEDATLAGEMRGVESALEGRHIEALLDLPPMSDPTAKLAAELLGAIAIASYFVSQRLLILLTLRQVRLSLEHGNSRFSPYGYAAYGFVVSTLRDDPATGRRFSLLAFELATRLKDPMQQARALYIHAGYIEHWTQSARAGIPQLAEAYKVLLECGDWQHAGHCFTFLSWRRLALGESLQDVLAENQRFIEQISTQKDTSNLQVLRTFRRALLQLTGASEEESSPPPSPLPLGAAAMAYSSQVRLEQHYLFRQLEEALALAQEGAVFMRAVPGAFLLTTYAFYSALSAAGVYPGASEARKQELLAAMEQQRAYLEKCAQRAPENFAPYHLLVRAELARVRGQHVEAHTRYEEAIAAARASGFTSVEAIACEQACRFQAELNRLPLASAYLVEALNAYERWGAAGKVHLLAAEQAHLLHAYSASLRAWDHKLQQAGLSAIPSAPDLSSTDSFAEVLDVSSVMKASQAISSELHFPQLAANLIDILMESTGAQRGVLVLQREEDFFVEASGELGRGSAPLLPVERMAHSEALCHTIAELVLSTGTHLLLDDASSQEPFRSEPYVSRHHVRSVLCVPILHRRQLLGLVYLENNLTAGAFNSNRLKAVGMLLAQAAISLENAGLYRKLEKSHRTLEHRVQERTEQLHSKNAELHGALERLQAMQAQIITQEKLASLGSLTAGIAHELKNPLNFVKNFSELSLELLQELRESVQKREDPGSLLQELEQNLSKVCEHQQRASGIINGMLRHARNNKGESRAISINQLVEDAVRLVDHGLRARRPPRHVAFDVSFDSTVPPCHLVPEDLSRVILNLLDNGCYAAQQKAGRETAGQPRLKVSTRWTGSEVEIRVRDNGNGVPASVRAKLFTPFFTTKPTGEGTGLGLSLSHDIIVVTLGGKLRVESEEGQYAEFTVVLPGELTRPRTRS, encoded by the coding sequence GTGGCACACCGGGCGGGGTACACCCTTCACGAGCAACTCCACTCCAGCCATCGCTCCACCCTCTTCCGCGCCACCCGGCTCCGGGACCAGCACCCGGTCATCCTCAAACTCACCACCAGCGACTATCTCGACCGGCGCCGCACCCTGGAGCTGCGCCGCGAGTACGCCATCGCCCGCCGTGTCGAGGGCGACGGCATCGTCCGCGTCCTGGGCCTGGAGGAGTTCCCCGACCGCGCGGCGCTCGTCCTGGAGGACTTCGGAGGCATCTCCCTGCGTCACCTGCTGGATGAGCGGGGGCCGCTGGACGTGGACACCTTCCTGGACTTCGCCGTGCACATCAGCGCGGCGCTGGGCCACATCCACCAGCAGGGTGTCATCCACAAGGACATCAAGCCGCACAACATCATCGTCAACCCCACCACTGGCGAGCTGAAGATCACCGACTTCTCGCTCTCGGTGGGGCTGTCGCTGGAGTCCGTCCCGCCCGAGCTGCCCACGCACCTGACGGGCACGCTGGCCTACATGGCGCCCGAGCAGACCGGTCGCATGAACCGGGGCGTGGACTACCGCGCCGACTTCTATGCCCTGGGCGCCACCTTCTTCGAGCTGCTCACCGACCGCCGCCTCTTCATCACCAACGCGCCCCTGGAGCTGCTGCACGCGCACGTGGCCCAGGTGCCGCCCTCGCCGCGAGAGCTCAACCCCGAGGTGCCCGAGCACCTCGCGGCCATCATCCTCAAGCTGCTGGCCAAGGCGCCGGAGGAGCGTTACCAGAGCACCTGGGGCCTCATCGCCGACCTCGAACACTGCCAGCGCCAGCTGCGCGAGGGGAGCACGCTCCCACCCCCTCCCCTGGGCCTCGCGGACCAGCCCCACCAGTACCGCCAGCCCCAGGGACTCCACGGCCGCGACGCGGACGTGGCCCTGCTGACCCGCACGTATGCGCGCGCCGCGGCTGGCCGGGGCCAGCTCCTGCTCATCTCCGGCCCGGCGGGCATCGGCAAGTCCTCGCTCGTCAACGAGCTGTACCGCGTGACGGCCGCCAGCCGCGGACGCGTGGCCATGGGCAAGTGTGACCAGCTCCTGCACGGCGAGCCCTTCGCTGCCGTCCACCAGGCCCTGCAGGACCTGGTGCGCCAGACGCTCGGCGAGGGCGAGGCGGAGACGGCCCTCATGCGCGAGCGCCTCCAGGAGGTGCTCGGAGCGAACCTCTCCGCCCTCGTCGAGGCCGTCCCCGACACCCGCGCGCTGGTGGGCGAGCAACCTCCGTCCCTCCCGCTCTCCTCCTCCGAAGCCCGGAACCGCCTCAACCTCGTGCTCGTGCGCACGCTCCAGGCCTTCGCCACGCCCGAGCGTCCGCTCGCGCTCTTCCTCGATGACCTGCAGTGGGCCGACAACGCCACGCTCACGCTGCTGCAGACGCTCGCCGGGGAGGCCTCCTCCACCCGGCCCCTGCTGCTCGTCGGCACCTACCGCGATACGGAGGTCACCCCGGAGCATCCGCTCACCCTCGTGCGCGACGCGCTGCGCGCCGCCGGCGCTACCTGGGAGCGGATCCACCTGGCGCCGCTGGGCCTCAAGGAGATCGCCCGGATGGTGTGTGAGAGCACCGCCGTGGAAGCCGGGCGCGCGCTGGAGCTGGCGGGCCTCATCCACGACCGGACGGGCGGCAATCCCCTCGCGGTCAAGAGCTTCCTCCGCTTCCTGCATGAGCGCGATCTGCTCCGCTTCGACCCGCGCAGCCGCCGCTGGGAGTGGGACCTCGCCCGCATCGAGTCCCAGGGGCTCCCGGAAGACCTGGCCGCGCTGATGGTGGCCGAGAGCCAGCGGCTCCCCGAGGAGACCCGCGCCCTGCTCCAATCCGCGGCGTTCCTGGGCGTGACGTTCGGCTTCCATGATCTCCTGGTGGCGCACGGGGCCTCGGCCGCGGAGACAGCGCGCGCCCTCTGGACCGCCATCGAGCGCAGGCTCGTGCTCCCGCTCGGCAAGGACTACGTCCTGTTGGATCCCCACGGCGGCGCGGTGGAGCCCACGGAGCTGGACGTCTCCTTCCGCTTCGTGCACGACCGCATCCGGCAGGCCGCCTATTCGTTCGCCCCCGAGGACGAGCGCACCGCGCGGCACCTGCAGGTGGGCCTGCGCCTGTACGAGGACGCCCGCGCCACCAAGACGCTCGACGAGCGGATGTTCACCATCCTGCCGCACCTGGGCCATGCACCCGAGCGCATCGGCCCGGAGTCGCTGCGGCTGGAGCTGGCCGACCTCCACCTCGCGGCGGGACGCCGGGCGAAGAGCTCGGGCGCCTACCGCACCGCCTGTGAGCTCTTCCGGACCGGTGCCGGCCTCATTCCTCCGGCCGCCCACGTGCGGGAGCACGAGCGGACCTTCGCGCTCCAGAAGGAGCTCGCCGAGTCCCTCTACCTCACGGGAGACATCGAAGCGGCGGCCTCCGGCTTCTCCACCCTGCTCGCCCAGGCCCACACCCCGGCCCAACGCGCCAGTGTCCTCTGCCTGCAGGCCATCCTGAGCACCCTCAACGACCGGCACGCCGAGTCCCTGGAGCTCGGCCTCGAGGGCCTGCGTCTGCTCGGCATCGACATCCCTTCCGCGCCCGAGGATGCCACCCTCGCCGGGGAGATGCGCGGGGTGGAGAGCGCTCTGGAAGGCCGTCACATCGAGGCATTGCTCGACCTGCCCCCGATGAGCGATCCCACCGCGAAGCTCGCCGCCGAGCTGCTGGGCGCCATCGCCATCGCCTCCTACTTCGTGTCCCAGCGGCTGCTCATCCTGCTGACGCTCCGGCAGGTGCGGTTGAGCCTGGAGCACGGCAACAGCCGCTTCTCCCCCTATGGCTATGCCGCCTATGGCTTCGTCGTCTCGACCCTCCGCGACGACCCCGCCACCGGCCGGCGCTTCAGCCTGCTCGCCTTCGAGCTCGCCACGCGCCTGAAGGATCCGATGCAGCAGGCCCGCGCCCTCTACATCCACGCGGGCTACATCGAGCACTGGACGCAGAGCGCACGCGCCGGCATCCCCCAGCTCGCCGAGGCCTACAAGGTCCTCCTGGAGTGTGGGGACTGGCAGCACGCGGGACATTGCTTCACCTTCCTGTCCTGGCGGCGCCTCGCCCTGGGAGAGTCGCTCCAGGACGTGCTGGCGGAGAACCAGCGGTTCATCGAGCAGATCTCCACCCAGAAGGACACCTCCAACCTCCAGGTGCTCCGGACCTTCCGGCGGGCGTTGCTGCAGCTGACCGGGGCCTCGGAGGAGGAGTCCTCGCCGCCCCCCTCGCCCCTCCCCCTCGGGGCCGCCGCCATGGCCTACAGCTCCCAGGTGCGGCTCGAGCAGCACTACCTGTTCCGCCAGCTCGAGGAGGCGCTCGCCCTGGCGCAGGAGGGGGCCGTCTTCATGCGCGCCGTGCCCGGGGCCTTCCTGCTGACCACGTACGCCTTCTATTCGGCGCTGAGCGCGGCCGGGGTGTACCCGGGTGCCAGTGAGGCCCGGAAGCAGGAGCTGCTGGCGGCCATGGAGCAGCAGCGGGCGTACCTGGAGAAGTGCGCCCAGCGCGCGCCGGAGAACTTCGCGCCCTACCACCTGCTGGTCCGCGCGGAGCTCGCCCGGGTGAGGGGGCAGCACGTCGAAGCCCACACCCGTTACGAGGAGGCCATCGCCGCGGCGCGCGCCAGCGGCTTCACCAGCGTGGAGGCCATCGCCTGTGAGCAGGCCTGCCGCTTCCAGGCGGAGCTCAACCGTCTGCCCCTGGCCTCCGCCTACCTGGTGGAAGCCCTCAACGCGTACGAGCGCTGGGGCGCGGCGGGCAAGGTCCATCTCCTCGCCGCCGAGCAGGCCCACCTGCTTCACGCCTACAGCGCCAGCCTCCGGGCCTGGGACCACAAGCTCCAGCAGGCCGGCCTCTCGGCGATCCCCTCCGCGCCCGACCTGTCCAGCACGGACTCCTTCGCCGAGGTGCTCGACGTCTCCTCGGTGATGAAGGCCTCCCAGGCCATCTCCAGCGAGCTGCACTTCCCCCAGCTCGCCGCCAACCTCATCGACATCCTCATGGAGAGCACCGGCGCCCAGCGCGGCGTGCTCGTCCTCCAGCGCGAGGAGGACTTCTTCGTCGAGGCCTCCGGTGAGCTGGGCCGCGGCAGCGCTCCCCTGCTCCCCGTGGAGCGCATGGCCCACAGCGAAGCGCTCTGCCACACCATCGCCGAGCTGGTGCTCTCCACCGGCACCCACCTGCTCCTCGACGATGCCTCCTCCCAGGAGCCCTTCCGCTCCGAGCCCTACGTCTCCCGCCACCACGTCCGCTCCGTGCTCTGCGTCCCCATCCTCCACCGCAGGCAGCTGCTCGGCCTCGTCTACCTGGAGAACAACCTCACCGCCGGCGCCTTCAACTCCAACCGCCTCAAGGCCGTGGGCATGCTCCTGGCCCAGGCCGCCATCTCCCTGGAGAACGCCGGCCTCTACCGCAAGCTCGAGAAGTCCCACCGCACCCTCGAGCACCGCGTCCAGGAGCGCACCGAGCAGCTCCACTCCAAGAACGCCGAGCTCCACGGGGCCCTGGAGCGCCTGCAGGCCATGCAGGCTCAAATCATCACCCAGGAGAAGCTCGCCTCCCTCGGCTCGCTCACCGCCGGCATCGCCCACGAGCTGAAGAATCCCCTCAACTTCGTGAAGAACTTCTCCGAGCTCTCCCTGGAGCTGTTGCAGGAGCTGCGCGAGTCGGTGCAGAAGCGCGAGGACCCCGGCTCCCTGCTCCAGGAGCTGGAGCAGAACCTCTCCAAGGTGTGTGAGCACCAGCAGCGCGCCAGCGGCATCATCAACGGCATGCTGCGGCACGCGCGCAACAACAAGGGTGAGTCGCGGGCCATCTCCATCAACCAGCTCGTGGAGGACGCGGTGCGGCTCGTCGACCACGGACTGAGGGCCCGGCGGCCTCCGCGTCACGTGGCCTTCGACGTGTCCTTCGACAGCACCGTGCCCCCCTGCCACCTGGTGCCCGAGGACCTCAGCCGCGTCATCCTCAACCTGCTGGACAACGGCTGCTACGCGGCCCAGCAGAAGGCCGGGCGCGAGACGGCGGGTCAGCCCCGCTTAAAGGTCTCCACGCGCTGGACGGGCAGCGAGGTGGAGATCCGCGTGCGCGACAACGGCAACGGCGTCCCCGCCTCGGTGCGCGCCAAGCTCTTCACGCCCTTCTTCACCACCAAGCCCACGGGCGAGGGCACCGGGCTGGGCCTGTCCCTCAGCCACGACATCATCGTCGTCACGCTCGGCGGCAAGCTGCGGGTGGAGTCCGAGGAGGGGCAGTACGCGGAGTTCACCGTCGTGCTGCCCGGTGAGCTCACCCGGCCTCGGACCCGGAGCTGA
- a CDS encoding trifunctional serine/threonine-protein kinase/ATP-binding protein/sensor histidine kinase translates to MAHRAGYTLHEQLHSSHRSTLFRATRLRDQRPVILKLTTSDYLDRRRTLELRREYAIARRVEGDGIVRVLGLEEFPDRAALVLEDFGGLSLRHLLDERGPLDVDTFLDFAVHISAALGHIHQQGVIHKDIKPHNIIVNPTTGELKLTDFSLSVGLSLESVPPELPTHLTGTLAYMAPEQTGRMNRGVDSRADFYALGATFFELLTDRRVFTTSAPLELLHAHVAQVPPSPRELNPEVPEHLAAIILKLLAKAPEERYQSTWGLITDLEQCQRQLREGSTHPPPPLGLADQFHQYRPPQGLHGRDADVALLTRTYARATAGRGQLLLISGPAGIGKSSLVNELYRVTAASRGRVAMGKCDQFLHSEPFDAIQQALQHLVRQTLGEGEAETALLHERLQEVLGANLAVLAEAVPDTRALVGEQPPPAPLPSSESRNRLTLVLARTLQAFATPERPLALFLDDLQWADNATLTLLQTLARDASTRPLLLVGTYRGAEVSPEHPLALALKEMLAAGANWEQVHLAPLGLKEVAQMVCESIAVEAERALEFARLIHARTGGNPFSVKAFLRFLYEQGLLRFDPRSRRWEWDLARIESQGLPDDVAALLVAESRRLPEETRTLLQLAACLGVTFGFRDLTVAHGASAAETARALWTAIERRLVLPLGKDYVLLDPQSGAMEPTELDVSFRFLHDRVRQAAYSLIPEDERAARHLEVGLRLYEDARATKTLDERMFTILPHLGHAPERIGPDALRLELAGLHLAAGQRAKASGAYRTACEFFRTGGVLIPPALREQEHERTFALLKEHTESQYLAGELEAAASCFSTLLDQARTPAQRASVLCLQAILSTLNDRHIESLEYGLKGLRLLGIDIPSAPDEASISAELRELEAALAGRDNSELLGLPQMSDPTAKLASELLGAIAIASYFAAQKLLVPLSLQRVRLSLEHGNGRFSPYGYASYGFIVSALRDDPATGRRFGLLAIELATHFQDPMQYARALCVRVGFIDHWTQSARAGIPQLAEAYKILLESGDWQYAEACFTFLSWRRLALGEPLQDLLAENQRFIDLLGHRKNPDNRYLHWAFQQTLLLLSGARDVPQQTIQLSQLQWPANKAHAGQVLLEQHYLLRQLEQAMAVAEESATMMRSIPGFFLQTTYAFYYALSSAGVYPSASEARKQELQALMEQQRAYLEKCARRAPENFAPYHLLVRAELARVRGQHVEAHTHYEEAIAAARASGFTSVEAIACEQACRFQAELNRLPLASAYLVEALNAYERWGAAGKVHLLATEQAHLLHAYSGALKTWDHKLQRAGLSMARIQGGEYVERPSSHDLSSTDSLTEVLDVSSVMKASQAISSELHFPQLAANLIDILMESTGAQRGVLVLQREEDFFVEASGELGRGSTPLLPVERMAHSEALCHTIAELVLSTGTHLLLDDASSQEPFRSEPYVSLHHVRSVLCVPILHRRQLLGLVYLENNLTAGAFNSNRLKAVGMLLAQAAISLENAGLYRKLEKSHRTLEHRVQERTEQLHSKNAELHGALERLQAMQAQIITQEKLASLGSLTAGIAHELKNPLNFVKNFSELSLELLQELRESVQKREDPGSLLQELEQNLSKVCEHQQRASGIINGMLRHARNNKGESRAISINQLVEDAVRLVDHGLRARRPPRHVAFDVSFDSTVPPCHLVPEDLSRVILNLLDNGCYAAQQKAGRETAGQPRLKVSTRWTGSEVEIRVRDNGNGVPATMRDKLFTPFFTTKPPGEGTGLGLSLSHDIIVVALGGKLRVESEEEQYAEFTVVLPGELARPPAKN, encoded by the coding sequence GTGGCACACCGGGCGGGGTACACCCTTCACGAGCAACTCCACTCCAGCCATCGCTCCACCCTCTTCCGCGCCACCCGGCTCCGGGACCAGCGCCCGGTCATCCTCAAACTCACCACCAGCGACTATCTCGACCGGCGCCGCACCCTGGAGCTGCGCCGCGAGTACGCCATCGCCCGCCGCGTCGAGGGCGACGGCATCGTCCGCGTCCTGGGCCTGGAGGAGTTCCCCGACCGCGCGGCGCTCGTCCTGGAGGACTTCGGAGGCCTCTCCCTGCGCCACCTGCTGGATGAGCGGGGGCCGCTGGACGTGGACACCTTCCTGGACTTCGCCGTGCACATCAGCGCGGCGCTGGGCCACATCCACCAGCAGGGTGTCATCCACAAGGACATCAAGCCGCACAACATCATCGTCAACCCCACCACTGGCGAGCTGAAGCTCACCGACTTCTCGCTCTCGGTGGGGCTGTCGCTGGAGTCCGTCCCGCCCGAGCTGCCCACGCACCTGACGGGCACGCTGGCCTACATGGCGCCCGAGCAGACCGGACGCATGAACCGGGGGGTGGACTCCCGCGCGGACTTCTACGCCCTGGGCGCCACCTTCTTCGAGCTGCTCACCGACCGGCGTGTCTTCACGACGAGTGCCCCCCTGGAGCTGCTGCACGCGCACGTGGCCCAGGTGCCGCCCTCGCCGCGAGAGCTCAACCCCGAGGTGCCCGAGCACCTCGCGGCCATCATCCTCAAGCTGCTGGCCAAGGCGCCCGAGGAGCGCTACCAGAGCACCTGGGGCCTCATCACCGACCTCGAGCAGTGCCAGCGCCAGCTGCGCGAGGGGAGTACGCACCCACCACCCCCCCTGGGCCTCGCGGACCAATTCCACCAGTACCGCCCGCCCCAGGGACTCCACGGCCGCGACGCGGACGTGGCCCTGCTCACCCGGACGTATGCGCGCGCCACGGCCGGCCGGGGCCAGCTGCTGCTCATCTCCGGCCCGGCGGGCATCGGCAAGTCCTCGCTCGTCAACGAGCTGTACCGCGTGACGGCCGCCAGCCGCGGACGCGTGGCCATGGGCAAGTGTGACCAGTTCCTCCACAGCGAGCCCTTCGATGCAATCCAGCAGGCGCTGCAACATCTGGTGCGCCAGACGCTCGGGGAGGGCGAGGCGGAGACAGCCCTCCTGCACGAGCGCCTCCAGGAGGTGCTCGGGGCGAACCTCGCCGTCCTCGCCGAGGCCGTCCCCGACACCCGCGCGCTGGTGGGCGAACAACCTCCGCCCGCCCCCCTTCCCTCCTCCGAATCCAGAAACCGCCTCACCCTGGTGCTCGCGCGCACGCTCCAGGCGTTCGCCACGCCCGAGCGTCCGCTCGCACTCTTCCTGGATGACCTGCAGTGGGCCGACAACGCCACGCTCACGCTGCTGCAAACCCTCGCCCGGGATGCGTCCACCCGGCCCCTGCTGCTCGTCGGCACCTACCGCGGCGCGGAGGTCTCCCCGGAGCATCCACTCGCCCTCGCGCTCAAGGAGATGCTTGCCGCCGGAGCCAACTGGGAGCAGGTCCACCTGGCGCCGCTGGGCCTCAAGGAGGTTGCCCAGATGGTGTGCGAAAGCATCGCCGTGGAAGCCGAGCGCGCGTTGGAGTTCGCACGCCTCATCCACGCCCGGACGGGCGGCAACCCCTTCTCCGTCAAAGCCTTCCTCCGCTTCCTGTACGAGCAAGGGCTGCTCCGCTTCGACCCGCGCAGCCGCCGCTGGGAGTGGGACCTCGCCCGCATCGAGTCGCAGGGACTCCCGGACGACGTGGCCGCGTTGCTGGTAGCCGAGAGCCGCCGGCTGCCCGAGGAGACCCGCACCCTGCTCCAGCTCGCAGCGTGCCTGGGCGTGACGTTTGGATTCCGCGACCTCACGGTGGCCCATGGGGCCTCGGCCGCGGAGACAGCGCGCGCCCTCTGGACCGCCATCGAGCGCAGGCTCGTGCTCCCGCTCGGCAAGGACTACGTCCTGTTGGATCCCCAAAGCGGCGCGATGGAGCCCACGGAGTTGGACGTCTCCTTCCGCTTCCTGCACGACCGGGTCCGGCAGGCTGCCTATTCGCTCATTCCCGAGGATGAACGCGCCGCGCGGCACCTGGAGGTGGGCTTGCGTCTGTACGAGGATGCCCGCGCCACGAAGACGCTCGACGAGCGGATGTTCACCATCCTGCCGCACCTGGGCCATGCACCGGAGCGCATCGGCCCGGACGCACTGCGGCTGGAACTGGCCGGCCTCCATCTGGCGGCAGGGCAGCGGGCGAAGGCCTCGGGCGCCTACCGTACCGCCTGTGAGTTCTTCCGGACCGGTGGCGTGCTCATCCCTCCAGCGCTCCGCGAGCAGGAGCACGAACGGACCTTCGCGCTCCTGAAGGAGCACACCGAGTCCCAATACCTGGCCGGCGAGCTCGAGGCGGCGGCATCCTGCTTTTCCACTCTGCTCGACCAGGCGCGCACCCCTGCGCAACGCGCCAGTGTCCTCTGCCTGCAAGCCATCCTGAGCACCCTCAACGACCGACACATCGAGTCGCTGGAGTATGGCCTCAAGGGTCTGCGCCTGCTCGGAATCGACATTCCCTCTGCACCCGACGAAGCCAGCATCTCCGCGGAGTTACGGGAGTTGGAAGCCGCATTGGCAGGTCGTGACAACTCAGAACTGCTCGGCCTACCCCAGATGAGCGACCCCACCGCGAAGCTCGCCTCCGAGTTGCTGGGCGCCATCGCCATCGCCTCCTACTTCGCCGCCCAGAAGCTCCTCGTGCCGCTGTCGCTCCAACGAGTCAGGCTGAGCCTGGAGCACGGCAATGGCCGCTTTTCACCCTATGGCTATGCATCCTATGGCTTCATCGTCTCGGCGCTTCGCGACGACCCCGCCACCGGCCGGCGGTTTGGTCTGCTCGCCATCGAACTCGCCACACATTTTCAGGACCCGATGCAATATGCTCGCGCCCTCTGCGTTCGGGTCGGCTTCATCGACCATTGGACGCAGAGCGCACGCGCCGGCATCCCCCAACTCGCCGAGGCCTATAAGATCCTCCTGGAGAGTGGGGACTGGCAGTATGCGGAAGCTTGCTTCACCTTCCTGTCCTGGCGGCGCCTCGCCCTGGGAGAGCCGCTCCAGGACCTACTGGCGGAGAACCAGCGGTTCATAGACCTGCTGGGGCACCGGAAGAATCCCGATAACCGCTATCTGCACTGGGCATTCCAACAGACATTGCTGCTGCTGAGCGGTGCCCGGGACGTGCCACAGCAAACCATCCAGCTCTCACAACTCCAGTGGCCAGCGAACAAGGCTCATGCCGGGCAGGTGCTGCTCGAGCAGCACTATCTGCTCCGTCAGCTCGAGCAGGCGATGGCAGTAGCGGAAGAGAGTGCCACGATGATGCGCTCGATTCCCGGGTTCTTTCTGCAGACCACGTACGCCTTCTATTACGCACTGAGCTCGGCCGGGGTGTACCCGAGTGCCAGTGAGGCTCGGAAGCAGGAGCTACAGGCGCTCATGGAGCAGCAGCGGGCGTACCTGGAGAAGTGCGCCCGACGCGCGCCGGAGAACTTCGCGCCCTACCACCTGCTGGTCCGCGCGGAGCTTGCCCGGGTGAGGGGGCAGCACGTCGAGGCCCATACCCACTACGAGGAGGCCATCGCCGCGGCGCGCGCCAGCGGCTTCACCAGCGTGGAAGCCATCGCCTGTGAACAGGCCTGCCGCTTCCAGGCGGAGCTCAACCGTCTGCCCCTGGCCTCCGCCTACCTGGTGGAAGCCCTCAACGCCTATGAGCGCTGGGGCGCGGCGGGCAAGGTCCACCTCCTCGCCACCGAGCAGGCGCACCTGCTTCACGCCTACAGCGGTGCCCTCAAGACCTGGGATCACAAGCTTCAACGTGCTGGCCTTTCGATGGCACGGATTCAGGGCGGCGAGTACGTGGAGCGCCCCTCCTCCCACGACCTGTCCAGCACGGACTCACTCACCGAGGTGCTCGACGTCTCCTCGGTGATGAAGGCCTCCCAGGCCATCTCCAGCGAGCTGCACTTCCCCCAGCTCGCCGCCAACCTCATCGACATCCTCATGGAGAGCACCGGCGCCCAGCGTGGCGTGCTCGTCCTCCAGCGCGAGGAGGACTTCTTCGTCGAGGCCTCCGGCGAGCTGGGCCGCGGCAGCACTCCCCTGCTCCCCGTGGAGCGCATGGCCCACAGCGAAGCGCTCTGCCACACCATCGCCGAGCTGGTGCTCTCCACCGGCACCCACCTGCTCCTCGACGATGCCTCCTCCCAGGAGCCCTTCCGCTCCGAGCCCTACGTCTCCCTCCACCACGTCCGCTCCGTGCTCTGCGTCCCCATCCTCCACCGCAGGCAGCTGCTCGGCCTCGTCTACCTGGAGAACAACCTCACCGCCGGCGCCTTCAACTCCAACCGTCTCAAGGCCGTGGGCATGCTCCTGGCCCAGGCCGCCATCTCCCTGGAGAACGCCGGCCTCTACCGCAAGCTCGAGAAGTCCCACCGCACCCTCGAGCACCGCGTCCAGGAGCGCACCGAGCAGCTCCACTCCAAGAACGCCGAGCTCCACGGAGCCCTGGAGCGCCTCCAGGCCATGCAGGCGCAAATCATCACCCAGGAGAAGCTCGCCTCCCTCGGCTCGCTCACCGCCGGCATCGCCCACGAGCTGAAGAATCCCCTCAACTTCGTGAAGAACTTCTCCGAGCTCTCCCTGGAGCTGTTGCAGGAGTTGCGCGAGTCGGTGCAGAAGCGCGAGGACCCCGGCTCCCTGCTCCAGGAGCTGGAGCAGAACCTCTCCAAGGTGTGTGAGCACCAGCAGCGCGCCAGCGGCATCATCAACGGCATGCTGCGCCACGCGCGCAACAACAAGGGGGAGTCGCGGGCCATCTCCATCAACCAGCTCGTGGAGGACGCGGTGCGGCTCGTCGACCACGGGCTGAGGGCCCGGCGTCCTCCGCGTCACGTGGCCTTCGACGTGTCCTTCGACAGCACCGTGCCCCCCTGCCACCTGGTGCCCGAGGACCTCAGCCGCGTCATCCTCAACCTGCTGGACAACGGCTGCTACGCGGCCCAGCAGAAGGCCGGGCGCGAGACAGCGGGTCAGCCCCGCTTGAAGGTCTCCACGCGCTGGACGGGCAGCGAGGTGGAGATCCGCGTGCGCGACAACGGCAACGGCGTCCCCGCCACGATGCGCGACAAGCTCTTCACCCCCTTCTTCACCACCAAGCCCCCAGGCGAGGGCACCGGGCTGGGCCTGTCCCTCAGCCACGACATCATCGTCGTCGCGCTCGGCGGCAAGCTGCGGGTGGAGTCCGAGGAGGAGCAGTACGCGGAGTTCACCGTCGTGCTGCCCGGTGAGCTCGCCCGGCCTCCGGCCAAGAACTGA
- a CDS encoding peptidylprolyl isomerase → MRLSVPTQDKAWRLYEQLREAPGRLLELAQVSFLERGGAGNPFTTLRRGELEPEQAERLFSTGPGQLSEPVPSGAGYELVHVLRFLPARFDEATREQVRDVLFEEWLAEQRRRARVEWFWGAAEAAELPAASL, encoded by the coding sequence GTGCGGCTCTCCGTCCCCACCCAGGACAAAGCCTGGCGGTTGTACGAGCAGCTGCGCGAAGCGCCCGGCCGGTTGCTCGAGTTGGCGCAGGTCTCCTTCCTGGAGCGGGGTGGCGCGGGGAACCCCTTCACCACGCTGCGGCGGGGGGAGCTCGAGCCCGAGCAGGCGGAGCGGCTCTTCTCCACCGGGCCCGGACAGCTCTCCGAGCCCGTTCCCAGCGGAGCGGGCTACGAGCTGGTGCACGTGCTGCGCTTCCTCCCGGCCCGGTTCGACGAGGCCACCCGGGAGCAGGTCCGGGACGTCCTCTTCGAGGAGTGGCTCGCCGAGCAACGGCGCCGCGCCCGCGTGGAGTGGTTCTGGGGTGCCGCCGAGGCCGCTGAGCTGCCAGCCGCTTCACTGTGA